From a region of the Paenibacillus sp. R14(2021) genome:
- a CDS encoding NADH-quinone oxidoreductase subunit B family protein yields MEFNLESITPEERQELERNVFMGTLEQLKAWARSNSLWPLTFGLACCAIEMMGTGASHYDLDRFGVMFRTSPRQSDVMIVAGTVTKKMGPLLRRLYDQMPEPKWVIAMGSCATAGGPYVKSYAVMKGVDQIVPVDVYIPGCPPNPAALIYGINKLQEKIRFEAKTGKRVTSR; encoded by the coding sequence ATGGAATTCAATTTAGAATCGATCACCCCTGAAGAACGACAAGAGCTGGAGCGCAACGTATTTATGGGCACGCTGGAGCAGCTCAAGGCATGGGCGAGAAGCAACTCCTTGTGGCCGTTAACGTTTGGACTTGCCTGCTGCGCGATCGAGATGATGGGCACAGGCGCGTCCCATTATGACCTTGACCGATTCGGCGTCATGTTCCGCACATCTCCCCGTCAATCCGATGTTATGATCGTTGCCGGCACCGTGACCAAGAAAATGGGTCCTCTGCTCCGCCGACTCTATGATCAAATGCCAGAACCCAAATGGGTGATTGCGATGGGGTCCTGCGCCACGGCGGGGGGTCCCTACGTCAAATCGTATGCCGTAATGAAGGGCGTCGACCAGATCGTCCCTGTTGATGTATATATTCCGGGCTGTCCGCCCAATCCAGCCGCTCTTATCTATGGCATTAACAAGCTTCAGGAGAAAATTCGCTTCGAGGCGAAAACCGGGAAGCGGGTGACGAGCCGATGA
- a CDS encoding NADH-quinone oxidoreductase subunit A — MEKYINNYVIVAIFILLGILLPVVALTVGRLLRPSKPNEEKKTTYESGNEPVGEGQVRFNVRYYLFALMFVVFDVETVFLYPWAVAYKQLGLFVLVEMAVFTGLLLIGLLYAWKKKVLKWNSI; from the coding sequence GTGGAGAAGTACATCAACAATTATGTGATTGTCGCGATCTTCATCCTTCTCGGCATTCTGCTTCCAGTGGTCGCGTTGACCGTCGGGCGGCTGCTTCGGCCGTCTAAACCGAACGAAGAGAAGAAAACCACGTACGAGAGCGGGAATGAGCCCGTCGGCGAGGGTCAGGTCCGTTTCAATGTGCGCTACTATTTGTTTGCGCTCATGTTTGTCGTCTTCGATGTGGAAACCGTTTTCCTATACCCGTGGGCCGTTGCGTATAAGCAGCTCGGCTTATTTGTGCTTGTTGAGATGGCAGTCTTTACGGGGCTTTTATTGATTGGATTACTCTACGCCTGGAAGAAGAAGGTGCTCAAATGGAATTCAATTTAG
- a CDS encoding FTR1 family protein — MNLQAFLITFREAFEAILIVGIIISYLNRIGQSKWNKYVWLGVVMAVLASLGTALLFQVVLDGYATMGSKDYLRIGILLVSAGLLTHMILFMSKQNREMRSKLQSKVALILTTGGAVNMIVHSFLVTLREGVETVFFFAAISSGDISQVIQSWGALAGLLAAGALGLVVFKGSKKVQIGTFFKVTSVFLIMIAAGLFVQAIGVMQDLRVIGSLYKTPGGEVAAMYDLTWLLPEHPIDETNYIRDTGHHPIFHGQVGIFFKAFLGYTEDPSLEEFVGYWLYYLFVFVLIARQKKLAGLAEAKAKARDDVSDIRASRDSGPEAAGVAPGESVRKDSDRKDATTAI; from the coding sequence ATGAACTTGCAAGCTTTTCTCATCACGTTTCGCGAAGCGTTCGAAGCGATTTTGATCGTCGGCATCATTATTTCGTATTTGAACCGGATCGGACAGTCCAAATGGAACAAGTATGTTTGGCTGGGGGTTGTGATGGCCGTTTTGGCCAGCCTCGGCACAGCGCTGCTGTTCCAAGTCGTACTGGACGGTTATGCGACAATGGGCAGCAAGGATTATCTGCGCATTGGCATTCTGCTTGTATCCGCGGGGTTGTTGACCCATATGATCCTGTTCATGAGCAAGCAGAATCGCGAGATGCGAAGCAAGCTGCAGAGCAAGGTAGCGCTCATTCTTACGACCGGCGGCGCGGTCAATATGATTGTGCACTCTTTTCTCGTCACGCTTCGAGAGGGAGTGGAGACGGTATTCTTCTTCGCAGCTATCTCTTCGGGCGATATCTCCCAAGTGATTCAAAGCTGGGGAGCCCTTGCGGGACTTCTTGCCGCAGGCGCGCTGGGGCTTGTCGTGTTCAAGGGCAGCAAGAAGGTGCAGATCGGTACATTCTTCAAAGTGACGAGCGTGTTCCTCATCATGATCGCAGCGGGCTTGTTCGTTCAAGCGATCGGCGTCATGCAGGATTTGCGCGTTATCGGCAGTCTGTACAAAACGCCGGGCGGCGAAGTGGCAGCCATGTACGATTTGACCTGGCTGCTTCCCGAACATCCGATCGATGAGACCAATTATATCCGCGACACGGGGCATCATCCGATTTTTCACGGGCAGGTCGGCATTTTCTTCAAAGCCTTCCTTGGTTATACGGAGGATCCGTCGCTGGAGGAATTCGTTGGCTACTGGCTCTACTACTTGTTTGTCTTCGTGCTGATTGCAAGGCAGAAGAAGCTTGCGGGCCTGGCCGAAGCCAAGGCCAAGGCTAGGGACGACGTTTCCGACATCCGCGCTTCACGCGATTCAGGTCCGGAAGCGGCGGGCGTTGCGCCGGGCGAATCCGTTCGGAAAGATTCCGATCGCAAAGACGCGACAACAGCTATCTAA
- a CDS encoding copper amine oxidase N-terminal domain-containing protein, whose translation MKRMKKSLSILLTLSLLVTAVFTFAATAFADDAPQKAPVNTDVAPQIKAYKDLLDLFTQKKPIADIKAKYIADVQKNVLGVDGSIKAGDPVIDENISFVLDNAVAGKLSYEQAQQAVDKGLQWYFYFLIKNLTNTGAKTALTAGDQAGAQAFIDKAALVYTSVLDVTVKATDTAYGTTSSAYLNDTILPAFKSDIEKKDVTSLNVHRQLLDKSLIKVFSFVTLSTAKDIQTLPAAEQPAAVIKGYFYFMSVYGYLHGGNAVDADIIYKAFASGDAKQINYDAIRKAVIRCQIAKVSAYTIEILEKIEKKDIAGAAGTGGELVGFFTALEPFVGDAYKAAKGLNDQVLAAAAAGDADQVRAIGYQMAAIAALADGLFFTAGDTKAIVNGKIQTVVPSFIDKTTNRTLVPTRYLELLGFAVSFNNAAKTASVTKDGVTLALKIGSDVVLKNGEAIADYKLDQAVVVKNNVTYLPLRAIAELSGNHIYFNKGDVVVIK comes from the coding sequence ATGAAACGCATGAAGAAATCATTATCCATCCTATTAACGCTTTCTTTGCTGGTGACTGCAGTGTTCACCTTTGCAGCAACGGCTTTTGCTGACGATGCACCGCAAAAAGCGCCGGTAAACACCGATGTCGCGCCTCAAATTAAAGCGTATAAAGACCTGCTTGATCTGTTTACGCAGAAGAAACCGATCGCGGACATCAAGGCAAAATACATTGCCGATGTCCAAAAAAACGTCCTTGGCGTTGACGGCAGCATCAAAGCCGGCGATCCTGTCATTGATGAGAATATCTCGTTCGTGCTGGATAATGCCGTTGCCGGTAAGCTAAGCTACGAGCAGGCACAGCAGGCTGTAGACAAAGGCCTGCAATGGTACTTCTACTTCCTGATCAAGAACCTGACCAACACAGGTGCGAAAACAGCCCTTACGGCAGGCGATCAAGCGGGTGCGCAAGCGTTCATCGATAAGGCCGCTCTCGTGTACACGTCCGTTCTGGACGTGACGGTGAAAGCGACGGATACTGCCTATGGAACAACGTCGTCCGCTTATTTGAACGACACGATTTTACCAGCATTCAAAAGCGATATCGAGAAGAAAGACGTAACGTCCCTTAACGTTCACCGTCAATTGCTCGACAAATCGCTGATTAAAGTGTTCTCCTTCGTGACACTTTCGACTGCGAAAGACATTCAAACCTTGCCGGCAGCCGAACAGCCTGCGGCTGTTATTAAAGGGTACTTCTACTTCATGAGCGTATATGGCTATCTTCACGGCGGTAACGCAGTTGATGCGGATATCATCTACAAAGCTTTTGCTTCCGGAGATGCCAAACAAATCAACTATGATGCGATTCGCAAAGCAGTAATCCGCTGCCAAATTGCTAAAGTAAGTGCGTACACGATCGAAATTTTGGAGAAAATCGAGAAAAAGGATATCGCTGGTGCTGCCGGCACAGGCGGAGAGCTGGTTGGTTTCTTCACGGCGCTTGAGCCGTTCGTTGGCGATGCCTACAAAGCAGCTAAAGGATTGAACGATCAGGTGCTTGCGGCAGCAGCTGCAGGCGACGCGGATCAAGTTCGTGCAATCGGATACCAAATGGCTGCTATTGCGGCATTGGCAGACGGTCTGTTCTTCACTGCCGGCGATACGAAAGCGATTGTGAACGGCAAGATACAAACGGTCGTTCCTTCCTTCATCGACAAAACAACGAACCGTACGCTCGTGCCTACGCGTTACCTGGAGCTGCTTGGCTTCGCCGTCAGCTTCAATAACGCGGCCAAAACGGCATCCGTCACCAAAGACGGCGTTACGCTTGCTCTGAAAATCGGCAGCGACGTCGTTCTGAAGAATGGCGAAGCCATCGCGGATTACAAGCTGGATCAAGCCGTAGTCGTCAAAAATAACGTGACGTACCTGCCGCTTCGCGCAATCGCCGAGCTTTCCGGTAACCATATCTACTTTAACAAAGGCGACGTAGTCGTCATTAAATAG
- a CDS encoding glycosyltransferase family 39 protein, which translates to MRDRNRRNLRKERGASGGRTVLTMAAPFAVVLGVLLWAAFSWLHRSEFAGSWDEVDFVLALDRFDLLAMQPHFPGYPYFVIGAMAVHRFVRDPVQAYASLNIILGSLSAMPIWLLARRRLTSGWSLLVVLLTLTAPYLWLQTVRPMSEAAGIALLWWYLWTWMRAMEQRTWGRMIAAMFLFGLLMGVRLSFLPFGLGLAWLLGACAMDWQAAGKRLLPRIVLFLAAAGGCQLLWLAGLALSEGGVVGFVQLGMAFTEGHFSQWGGGVTSAGDLPFAERALRFAGDNVLWTGMFARSTALLAAAAGLLFAAVLSAGAAPRQPGGSAGTGTRLAARAAAWLRRPGLPGALAALAGAYGAWALLAQNIDKPRHATPLIGLAWLLLALLCAAAPHERAAAHGRRAITPRAAAVPAASEHSLAPPAGAAQLRRTARIRRALRTAGALCAACCLALQAAQGSELVARQADELPAVYQLERGLRQMAADQPARRLVVYTWEETRVLQYLHSPVTNRQIETYSYFMADVQADPQATILLTDHVLKGFEAQVGSLRDCVKPIAEYRSEALFEPVYNDITLYEWTGKANKLMMSQTGVCLHQNEKLAAGTGHS; encoded by the coding sequence GTGCGGGATCGAAACAGGAGGAACCTTCGTAAGGAACGCGGCGCGAGCGGCGGAAGGACCGTCCTGACGATGGCCGCGCCTTTTGCCGTTGTGCTCGGTGTCCTGCTGTGGGCGGCTTTCAGCTGGCTGCATCGAAGCGAATTCGCGGGCAGCTGGGACGAAGTCGATTTCGTGCTGGCCTTGGATCGATTCGATCTGCTGGCCATGCAGCCGCATTTTCCCGGTTATCCGTATTTCGTAATAGGCGCTATGGCGGTGCATCGGTTCGTACGGGATCCCGTCCAAGCCTATGCTTCGCTTAATATTATACTGGGCTCCTTGTCCGCCATGCCGATCTGGCTGCTGGCAAGGAGACGATTGACGTCAGGCTGGTCGCTGCTTGTCGTTCTGCTTACGCTTACCGCTCCTTACTTATGGCTGCAGACGGTTCGGCCGATGAGCGAAGCAGCGGGTATTGCCCTGCTCTGGTGGTACTTATGGACTTGGATGCGAGCAATGGAGCAGCGGACCTGGGGGCGGATGATAGCTGCGATGTTCCTGTTTGGCCTGCTGATGGGCGTACGTCTCTCGTTCCTGCCCTTCGGGCTTGGACTTGCGTGGCTGCTTGGCGCATGCGCGATGGATTGGCAGGCGGCAGGAAAGCGACTGCTGCCGCGGATCGTGCTGTTTCTCGCCGCGGCAGGCGGCTGCCAGCTGCTCTGGCTGGCCGGTCTTGCGCTCAGCGAAGGCGGCGTGGTCGGTTTCGTGCAGCTCGGCATGGCGTTTACCGAGGGGCATTTCAGTCAATGGGGCGGCGGCGTAACCTCTGCCGGCGATCTGCCCTTCGCGGAGCGCGCCCTGCGATTCGCGGGCGATAACGTGCTGTGGACCGGGATGTTCGCCCGGTCGACAGCACTACTCGCTGCGGCGGCGGGGCTGCTCTTCGCCGCCGTGCTCTCCGCCGGGGCGGCGCCGCGCCAGCCCGGCGGCAGCGCGGGCACGGGCACGCGCCTCGCGGCCCGTGCGGCGGCGTGGCTTCGCCGCCCAGGGCTGCCGGGGGCGCTCGCCGCGCTTGCGGGCGCCTATGGCGCCTGGGCGCTGCTGGCGCAGAACATCGACAAGCCGCGCCATGCCACGCCGCTCATCGGCTTGGCATGGCTGCTGCTTGCGCTGCTCTGCGCGGCAGCGCCGCATGAACGCGCGGCTGCGCACGGCAGGCGCGCAATAACGCCGCGCGCCGCAGCAGTGCCTGCGGCGTCGGAGCATTCGCTCGCGCCGCCAGCCGGCGCTGCGCAGCTGCGGCGCACCGCGCGCATTCGCCGCGCGCTGCGCACGGCAGGCGCGCTCTGCGCGGCCTGCTGCCTTGCGCTGCAAGCCGCGCAGGGCAGCGAGCTGGTCGCGCGGCAGGCGGACGAGCTGCCTGCCGTCTACCAGCTCGAGCGCGGGCTGCGCCAGATGGCGGCGGATCAGCCGGCCCGCCGCCTGGTCGTATACACGTGGGAAGAGACACGTGTCCTCCAGTACCTTCATTCGCCGGTGACAAACCGGCAAATTGAAACCTACAGCTATTTCATGGCAGATGTGCAGGCAGATCCGCAGGCGACGATTTTGCTCACCGACCATGTGCTGAAGGGCTTTGAGGCGCAGGTCGGCTCCTTGCGGGATTGTGTCAAGCCGATTGCGGAATACCGCAGCGAGGCGCTCTTTGAACCGGTCTATAACGATATTACGCTCTACGAGTGGACCGGGAAAGCCAACAAGCTGATGATGAGTCAAACAGGCGTCTGTCTTCACCAAAACGAAAAATTAGCAGCAGGCACCGGCCATTCTTGA
- a CDS encoding glycosyltransferase family 2 protein: MKKKLVVFLPAHNEELNIKQVIARIPREMGGGWQVEVLVIDDGSTDATVEEARAAGAEHIVSFAANRGLGAAVREGLAGCVRLGADIGLMIDADNEYPAEEIPNVIAPIREGRADYTMGSRFKGTISGMKLHRRIGNVCFTLLQVLLLRRMIWDGQSGMRGFSREAMEHAEIIHDYNYAQVLTLNLLRQGFVMEEVPITYQVRVYGQSFIKFRKYVGSVLPAIWKEMRRPIKRHSRSFQAGQTGGMQLGASGAGRQPVKPAGSTHAAEGPAQQRKNA, from the coding sequence ATGAAAAAGAAGCTGGTTGTTTTCCTGCCTGCTCATAATGAGGAACTGAATATTAAACAGGTTATCGCGCGTATTCCCCGGGAAATGGGCGGGGGCTGGCAGGTTGAAGTGCTTGTCATTGATGACGGCTCTACGGATGCGACCGTAGAAGAAGCACGTGCCGCGGGTGCGGAACACATTGTTTCGTTCGCTGCCAATCGGGGTCTAGGCGCTGCCGTGCGAGAAGGACTTGCGGGCTGCGTGCGTCTTGGTGCCGATATCGGACTGATGATCGATGCGGATAATGAATACCCGGCAGAAGAAATCCCTAACGTGATTGCCCCGATTCGCGAAGGCCGGGCCGATTATACGATGGGCTCGCGGTTCAAAGGAACCATCAGCGGCATGAAGCTGCATCGCCGAATCGGGAACGTGTGCTTCACACTGCTGCAGGTCCTGCTGCTGCGGCGGATGATCTGGGACGGACAGTCGGGGATGCGCGGCTTCTCGAGGGAAGCGATGGAGCATGCGGAGATCATACACGACTACAACTATGCCCAGGTGCTGACGCTGAACCTGTTACGGCAAGGATTTGTCATGGAAGAAGTACCGATTACGTATCAAGTGCGGGTGTATGGACAATCGTTTATTAAATTTAGGAAGTATGTCGGCAGCGTGCTGCCTGCGATTTGGAAGGAAATGCGGCGGCCCATCAAGAGGCATAGCCGGTCGTTTCAGGCAGGGCAGACAGGCGGTATGCAGCTGGGTGCGAGCGGGGCGGGCAGACAGCCTGTGAAACCGGCTGGTTCCACGCATGCGGCTGAGGGACCGGCGCAACAAAGGAAGAACGCGTAG
- a CDS encoding alkaline phosphatase family protein: protein MKKASGFEIVAARCWNLLNEGKPFTPIFTIGVYVLYHMNAWGDGSFWAQFGLGLLAALPLFALYFYYDFPLFLRNYLWLPVVAALVLWRDTPLDLGLYALGIGLFLFFTIYFWGTFYYHLRIGTSWWNFKRFWKLVLKNSDSTSGNAQEQLPKFLLLLFVVDTAGSKWSGASAAASDFGWGVYAWFLIGTALYAYVLHRNLFDWKPKELPGYTAPLEQPSAPSEGKVFVLVIDGMRKDRFEEANAPFLKKWRAEGTEYTQMETLYPARTVVCFSSMFTGTYPREHGITSNMVWKLGIKVESIFDSLRKVGKRGRLLGIAHLIDSMGDDVESVTAVMHNDKADRNIMERAKLIMAEQNPDLLVVQFIATDQTGHSMGALYDEYRQKIEEADALIAEFVGWLTERGDAKNATFIICADHGQADGIGGHGHLDEGERYVPFFMYGPNVRQGVKVDAKHSLVSVAPTLSYLLGAPLPSHSRGPVLADAFAKTK from the coding sequence ATGAAGAAGGCGTCGGGGTTTGAGATCGTAGCGGCGCGCTGCTGGAATTTATTGAACGAGGGTAAACCGTTCACGCCTATTTTTACGATAGGGGTGTATGTACTTTACCATATGAACGCTTGGGGAGACGGGAGCTTCTGGGCGCAATTCGGATTAGGACTGCTGGCGGCACTGCCGCTGTTCGCACTCTATTTCTATTATGATTTCCCCCTGTTTCTGCGAAACTATTTGTGGCTTCCGGTCGTGGCAGCATTGGTGCTATGGCGGGATACGCCGCTTGATTTGGGGCTGTATGCGCTCGGGATCGGACTCTTCCTGTTCTTTACGATCTACTTCTGGGGAACCTTCTATTACCATCTTCGAATCGGTACCTCCTGGTGGAATTTCAAACGGTTCTGGAAGCTGGTGCTGAAGAACAGCGATTCCACGAGCGGCAATGCACAGGAGCAGCTGCCGAAGTTTCTGCTGCTGTTGTTCGTCGTGGATACGGCGGGCTCCAAGTGGTCGGGAGCGAGCGCGGCCGCAAGCGATTTTGGCTGGGGCGTGTATGCATGGTTTCTAATCGGTACGGCGCTGTATGCTTACGTGCTGCATCGCAACTTATTCGACTGGAAACCGAAGGAGCTGCCAGGCTATACGGCTCCGCTTGAGCAGCCGTCAGCACCCTCGGAGGGTAAAGTATTCGTGCTGGTTATCGACGGCATGCGGAAGGACCGTTTCGAGGAGGCAAATGCGCCTTTCTTGAAGAAATGGCGGGCAGAGGGCACGGAATATACGCAGATGGAGACGCTGTATCCTGCACGGACGGTGGTTTGTTTCTCTTCGATGTTCACGGGAACGTATCCGAGGGAGCATGGTATTACGTCCAATATGGTGTGGAAGCTCGGCATCAAGGTCGAATCCATCTTCGATAGCCTGCGCAAAGTGGGCAAACGCGGTCGTTTGCTCGGCATCGCGCATCTCATTGATTCCATGGGGGACGACGTCGAGAGCGTCACGGCCGTCATGCATAACGATAAAGCAGATCGAAACATCATGGAGCGCGCAAAGCTGATTATGGCAGAACAGAATCCGGACCTGCTGGTCGTGCAGTTCATTGCGACAGACCAGACAGGACACAGCATGGGTGCATTATATGACGAGTATCGGCAAAAAATCGAAGAAGCCGATGCGTTGATTGCGGAGTTCGTGGGCTGGCTGACCGAGCGCGGCGACGCGAAGAACGCGACGTTCATCATCTGTGCGGATCATGGACAAGCCGACGGGATCGGCGGCCATGGGCATCTAGATGAAGGAGAGCGCTATGTGCCGTTCTTCATGTACGGCCCCAATGTACGTCAGGGCGTGAAGGTGGACGCAAAGCATTCGTTGGTATCGGTTGCACCGACGCTGAGTTATTTGCTTGGGGCGCCGCTGCCGAGTCACAGCCGAGGACCCGTTCTGGCGGATGCTTTTGCGAAAACGAAATAA
- a CDS encoding lysylphosphatidylglycerol synthase transmembrane domain-containing protein — MRKIGVTLGGLVLAALFVWFTVRWFHGKLIGEAAMQLLHAPVSLMLMTIGYGLSFWLKALSWRLYAGREKQDPLSRYIHPLFVSLLINHLLPVKAGDLARTGLVVRSTSMRWDDALHSVAAMRVLDMASLLLIGSAGAFVLGIEASPWYLALLAAGVLVAALGWLGLEQLRKQQAAGAKNRGALGFVLHHYEHLRLTLASGKGTIAALLTLACWLLEGSVVYGVTRALGMPINPLEAIWVTGMTIAGQIFHITPGGIGTYETTLTASLGILGAAGSTAYTAALLSHGFKFVFAYVTGTVSIVMSAVTWAELRSWLRLGKREGIRK; from the coding sequence ATGCGAAAAATAGGAGTAACTCTGGGCGGGCTTGTTCTGGCTGCCCTCTTTGTCTGGTTTACGGTGCGCTGGTTCCATGGCAAGCTGATCGGGGAAGCGGCCATGCAGCTGCTGCATGCGCCTGTTAGCTTAATGTTGATGACAATAGGATATGGGTTATCATTTTGGTTGAAAGCCTTGTCGTGGCGGCTTTATGCAGGACGAGAGAAGCAGGATCCGCTATCGCGTTATATCCATCCCTTATTCGTAAGTCTGCTCATCAATCATCTGCTTCCGGTGAAAGCAGGCGATTTGGCGCGAACAGGATTAGTGGTACGTAGTACCTCTATGCGCTGGGATGATGCGCTCCATTCCGTTGCGGCGATGCGTGTGCTCGATATGGCTTCGCTGCTGCTGATCGGTTCTGCAGGGGCTTTCGTGTTAGGCATCGAAGCCTCGCCCTGGTATTTGGCCCTGCTAGCGGCTGGTGTTTTGGTTGCAGCGCTTGGATGGCTGGGATTGGAGCAGCTTCGAAAGCAGCAAGCAGCAGGGGCGAAGAACCGCGGAGCACTTGGCTTCGTGCTGCATCATTATGAGCATCTTCGGCTTACGCTGGCTTCGGGCAAAGGAACAATTGCAGCGCTACTTACGCTGGCTTGCTGGCTGCTGGAAGGCTCGGTCGTCTATGGCGTAACCCGTGCGCTCGGTATGCCGATTAACCCGCTCGAGGCGATTTGGGTGACTGGGATGACGATTGCCGGACAGATCTTTCATATTACGCCCGGCGGCATCGGCACCTATGAAACAACGCTCACCGCCTCGCTTGGCATTCTGGGCGCTGCTGGAAGTACTGCCTATACGGCGGCCTTGCTCTCGCATGGTTTTAAATTCGTTTTTGCATATGTAACCGGGACGGTATCGATCGTGATGTCTGCCGTGACCTGGGCGGAGCTGCGAAGCTGGCTGCGGCTCGGCAAGAGAGAGGGGATCAGAAAATGA
- a CDS encoding F0F1 ATP synthase subunit epsilon has product MSSFLLEIVTPERKVYAEDVNMIVVKGSEGEMGILPNHIPMVTPLKIAPVSIKKGNAQETIAVGGGFLEIRKDKVVILAESAELPGDIDIARAESAKQRAEQRLSGKKDDYDQLRAELALQRALNRLAVKQG; this is encoded by the coding sequence ATGAGCTCCTTTTTATTGGAAATCGTAACGCCTGAGCGTAAGGTTTATGCTGAGGATGTAAATATGATTGTCGTCAAAGGTTCTGAAGGAGAGATGGGCATTCTGCCCAATCATATTCCAATGGTCACGCCTTTGAAGATTGCTCCCGTTTCGATTAAGAAAGGGAACGCGCAAGAAACCATCGCCGTAGGCGGAGGATTTCTTGAAATTCGTAAGGATAAAGTGGTTATCCTTGCGGAGAGCGCTGAACTGCCTGGCGATATCGACATCGCTCGCGCAGAATCAGCGAAACAGCGTGCAGAGCAGCGCTTGAGCGGCAAGAAGGACGATTACGATCAACTGCGCGCAGAGCTTGCGCTGCAGCGTGCATTGAATCGTCTTGCTGTGAAACAGGGCTAA
- the atpD gene encoding F0F1 ATP synthase subunit beta, which produces MSKGRVVQVTGPVVDIAFDNGHLPEILNAIKIEKKAQNAGERDINLTVEVATHLGDNLVRCVAMSSTDGLVRGTDAVDTGKPITVPVGPATLGRVFNVLGDPIDNNGDVDRTIANPIHRQAPAFDELSTSQEILETGIKVIDLMAPYSKGGKIGLFGGAGVGKTVTMQELIHNIAQEHGGISVFAGVGERTREGNDLYHEMSDSGVIAKTAMVFGQMNEPPGARLRVALTGLTMAEYFRDEEGRDVLLFVDNIFRFTQAGSEVSALLGRMPSAVGYQPTLATEMGQLQERITSTKKGSVTSIQAIYVPADDYTDPAPATAFAHLDATTNLERNIAAMGIFPAVDPLASSSRILTPEILGEEHYQVAQSVKKLLQRYKELLDIIAILGMDELSEDDKLIVIRARRIQLFLSQPLHVAEAFNGMPGLYVPVKETVRSFKEILEGKHDDLPEPAFHNVGTIEDAVAKAKKLAQEV; this is translated from the coding sequence ATGAGCAAGGGGCGTGTAGTCCAGGTAACAGGACCCGTCGTTGACATTGCGTTCGACAACGGACATTTGCCTGAGATTCTTAATGCGATAAAAATCGAGAAAAAAGCTCAAAACGCGGGCGAGCGCGATATCAACCTTACGGTTGAAGTAGCAACTCACCTCGGCGACAACTTGGTTCGCTGCGTTGCGATGTCTTCCACTGACGGTCTCGTCAGAGGAACAGATGCTGTAGATACGGGCAAGCCGATCACTGTACCTGTAGGACCGGCAACACTGGGCCGTGTATTTAACGTATTGGGCGATCCAATCGACAACAATGGTGATGTTGACCGCACGATCGCTAACCCGATCCACCGTCAAGCACCGGCGTTCGACGAATTGTCGACTTCCCAAGAAATCCTGGAAACAGGGATTAAAGTTATCGACCTTATGGCTCCTTACTCCAAAGGCGGTAAAATCGGTCTCTTCGGCGGTGCGGGCGTAGGTAAAACCGTAACGATGCAAGAGCTTATCCACAACATCGCACAAGAGCACGGCGGTATCTCCGTATTTGCCGGCGTTGGTGAGCGTACTCGTGAAGGTAATGACCTTTACCACGAGATGAGCGATTCCGGCGTTATTGCAAAAACGGCGATGGTATTCGGTCAAATGAACGAGCCTCCAGGTGCGCGTCTTCGCGTAGCTTTGACAGGCCTCACAATGGCTGAGTATTTCCGTGATGAAGAAGGAAGAGACGTTCTTCTGTTCGTCGATAACATCTTCCGTTTCACACAAGCTGGTTCTGAAGTATCCGCTTTGCTCGGCCGTATGCCATCCGCAGTAGGTTACCAGCCAACGCTGGCAACTGAAATGGGTCAACTGCAAGAGCGTATCACTTCGACGAAAAAAGGTTCCGTTACTTCCATTCAAGCCATCTACGTTCCTGCCGATGACTATACGGATCCGGCTCCTGCAACGGCGTTTGCCCACTTGGATGCAACGACTAACCTTGAGCGTAACATCGCAGCAATGGGTATTTTCCCGGCTGTAGATCCGCTCGCTTCGTCTTCCCGTATTCTGACGCCTGAAATTCTTGGCGAAGAGCACTACCAAGTTGCTCAAAGCGTTAAGAAACTTCTTCAGCGTTATAAAGAGCTTTTGGATATCATCGCGATCCTCGGTATGGACGAGTTGTCTGAAGATGACAAACTCATCGTAATCCGTGCTCGTCGTATTCAATTGTTCTTGTCGCAGCCGCTTCACGTTGCCGAAGCGTTCAATGGTATGCCAGGTCTGTACGTACCGGTTAAAGAAACGGTACGCAGCTTTAAGGAAATTCTTGAAGGTAAGCACGATGACCTTCCTGAACCGGCATTCCACAACGTCGGAACAATTGAAGATGCAGTTGCGAAAGCGAAGAAACTCGCGCAAGAGGTTTAA